The following proteins are encoded in a genomic region of Enterocloster clostridioformis:
- a CDS encoding DUF3793 family protein: MSKETLHLMLKLNPEELDTQVALQCAPLLTGMKISNLLTVGRSKRAAVLELFKDTAVSCCILYESSEKTTFLLYIRQALEAYLARPEVKGLMERFGYRGWDLEEILSLVSIKYEEHMEDRAGFPHEIGLLLGYPAKDVTGFIENNGKNFLYIGYWKVYSDLPECKRIFQAYSHAREHIIHMISRGMKIDAILRIHNLKQYKSMTI, translated from the coding sequence GTGAGCAAAGAAACCTTACATCTAATGTTGAAGCTGAATCCGGAAGAGTTGGATACCCAGGTGGCATTGCAGTGCGCGCCCTTACTTACAGGTATGAAGATATCAAATTTGCTGACAGTGGGGCGTTCCAAAAGGGCGGCGGTTCTGGAATTGTTTAAGGACACGGCCGTGTCCTGCTGTATTTTATATGAATCATCTGAGAAAACCACATTTCTTCTTTATATCAGGCAGGCGCTGGAAGCGTATCTGGCCCGGCCGGAGGTGAAGGGTCTTATGGAACGGTTTGGTTACAGGGGATGGGATTTGGAGGAGATTTTGAGTCTTGTATCCATCAAATATGAGGAGCACATGGAAGACCGTGCCGGATTTCCGCATGAGATAGGTTTGCTGCTGGGCTATCCTGCAAAGGATGTGACAGGATTTATCGAAAATAACGGAAAGAATTTCCTCTATATAGGATACTGGAAGGTTTATTCGGATCTTCCTGAGTGCAAGCGTATATTTCAGGCATACAGCCACGCTCGTGAGCACATAATCCATATGATTTCCCGCGGTATGAAGATTGATGCAATCTTAAGGATACACAATCTGAAGCAATATAAATCAATGACAATATAA
- a CDS encoding flavodoxin produces the protein MNQIMVVFWSQTGNTEAMASAVAEGIREAGKDALVTEVSHISADALKDAGVFALGCPAMGAEVLEESEMEPFVTEVEAFASGKHIGLFGSCGWGDGEWMRDWQARMAHAGADVVGGEGVIAQESPDEDALNQCRKLGKALAAAEA, from the coding sequence ATGAATCAGATTATGGTAGTTTTCTGGTCGCAGACAGGCAACACGGAGGCTATGGCCAGCGCGGTGGCGGAAGGCATCAGGGAGGCAGGAAAGGATGCTCTGGTAACAGAGGTCTCCCATATATCGGCAGATGCACTTAAGGATGCAGGCGTTTTTGCCCTGGGATGCCCGGCTATGGGAGCAGAGGTTCTGGAAGAGAGCGAGATGGAGCCGTTTGTGACAGAGGTGGAGGCATTTGCTTCCGGTAAGCATATAGGTCTCTTTGGTTCCTGCGGATGGGGTGATGGAGAGTGGATGCGCGACTGGCAGGCACGTATGGCTCATGCGGGAGCTGATGTGGTGGGTGGCGAAGGCGTTATTGCCCAGGAGAGTCCGGATGAAGATGCATTGAATCAGTGCAGGAAGCTGGGAAAGGCCCTGGCAGCCGCGGAAGCATAA